TCGGTATCCTTTTTTAATTCAATAACAATTCGTAAACCGGTTCTGTCTGACTCGTCTCGCACATCAGCAATGCCTTCCAATTTCCGATCAATTCGAAGCTCATCTATGCGTTTTACAAGGTTCGCTTTATTGACTTCATAAGGTATTTCAGTCACAACAATTTGTGATTTGCCGCCTTTTAATGATTCGATCTCTGTTTTGGCACGAATAACAAAACGGCCTCTACCAGTTTCATACGCTGTTTTAATGCCGGCTGTTCCTTGTATTATGCCGCCAGTTGGAAAGTCAGGCCCTTTAATGACCGTCATCAGTTCATCCACTGTAACGTTCGGCTTTTTGAGTCGCAGAAGAACCGCATCAAGCACTTCATGGAGTGCATGCGGTGGAATATCTGTAGCGTAACCCGCTGAAATTCCTGTTGAACCATTGACAAGTAAATTTGGAAATTTAGAAGGTAAGACAGTTGGTTCCGGTTCTGTATCATCAAAGTTTGGAATGAAATCAACTGTATTTTTTTCGATATCACGCAACATTTCACCCGCAATCGCAGATAAACGTGCTTCTGTATAACGCATCGCAGCTGCTGAGTCTCCATCGATAGACCCGTTATTTCCATGCATTTCAATCATTAAATGGCGCAGCTTCCAATCTTGGCTCATCCGTACCATTGCTTCATATACAGAGGAATCTCCGTGTGGATGATAATTACCGATTACGTTTCCAACTGTTTTGGCAGCTTTACGGAATGCTTTCTCATGCGTATTGCCATCATGATGCATCGCATATAAAATCCTGCGTTGTACTGGTTTCAACCCGTCACGCGCATCTGGTAATGCTCGATCTTGAATGATGTACTTACTATATCTTCCAAATCGATCCCCGATAACTTCTTCGAGTGGAAGATCTTGAAATCGTTCAACATTTGTCATTCATAATCCTCCTCGACATGGATAAATTCATTATCTAAAATATTATGTTCTTCAAGTTGTCCAAAATCGACGTTTTCTTCAATCCACCGTCTTCTTGGCGCAACTTTATCGCCCATGAGCGTTGTGATGCGGCGTTCCGCTTTAGCCCCATCTTCAATCGTGACACGGATTAACGTACGCGTTTCAGGATTCATCGTTGTTTCCCATAATTGTTCGGCGTTCATTTCCCCGAGACCTTTATAACGTTGTAACATATAACCCTTACCGATTTTCTCTACTGCCGCATCAAGGTCTGTTTCTGTCCAAGCATATTCAACCTTTTCTTTCTTGCCTGTCCCTTTAAATACCTTAAATAGTGGCGGAAGTGCAATAAAGACTTTTCCTGCCTCAACGAGTGGTTTCATATATCGGTAAAAGAATGTTAATAAGAGCACTTGAATATGGGCGCCGTCTGTATCGGCATCCGTCATGATGACAATTTTATCATAGGCTGCATCTTCAACATGAAAATCTGCGCCAACGCCAGCACCAATAGCATGGATAATCATATTAATTTCTTCGTTTTTCATAATATCTTCAAGCTTTGCTTTTTCGGTATTAATGACTTTACCGCGCAGTGGCAATATCGCTTGGAAAACGCGATCGCGTCCTTGTTTAGCTGAACCGCCCGCGGAATCTCCCTCGACAAGATACAATTCGTTTCTTGCCGCATTACGAGATTGAGCAGGAGTTAACTTACCTGAAAGCAGTGTTTCTGAGCGTCTTCTCTTTTTACCGGACCGTGCGTCTTCACGCGCTTTACGTGCCGCTTCTCTCGCTTGTTGAGAACGAATCGCTTTGCGGATAAGCGATGCACTTAATTCTGCATTCTCTTCAAGAAAATATAATAGCTTTTGGGAGATTACAGATTCTGTAACAGATCTAGCTTCACTTGTTCCGAGTTTTCCTTTTGTTTGTCCTTCAAACTGTAGAATTTCTTCAGGGATTCGGACGGAAATAATAGCAGATATTCCTTCGCGAACATCTGCTCCCTCCAAGTTTTTATCTCTATCTTTTAAAAGGCCTGTGCGTCTAGCATACTCATTAAAAACCCGAGTTAGAGCCGTCCGTGCCCCTGTCTCATGTGTTCCGCCGTCTTTTGTTCTAACGTTGTTAACAAAAGACAATATCGTTTCAGAATAGCCATCACTAAACTGAAACGCAAATTCGACTTCAATGTCCTCCGACTCTCCGTCTAAGTAAGCCACTTCATGTAATACATCTTTTTCTTCATTT
This window of the Sporosarcina pasteurii genome carries:
- the parE gene encoding DNA topoisomerase IV subunit B; translation: MTKQQEVYNYDDDSIQVLEGLDAVRKRPGMYIGSTDTRGLHHLVYEIVDNAVDEALAGFGAEIDVTLHSDGSVSVRDYGRGMPTGMHQMGKPTTEVILTVLHAGGKFGQGGYKTSGGLHGVGAAVVNALSEWLEVTIYRDGKKFRQRFEQGGKPVTTLEEIGKTREKGTDIHFKPDPTIFSAVKYQYETLSERLRESAFLLKGLEINLKDEETDKQETFFYESGIKAFVSYLNEEKDVLHEVAYLDGESEDIEVEFAFQFSDGYSETILSFVNNVRTKDGGTHETGARTALTRVFNEYARRTGLLKDRDKNLEGADVREGISAIISVRIPEEILQFEGQTKGKLGTSEARSVTESVISQKLLYFLEENAELSASLIRKAIRSQQAREAARKAREDARSGKKRRRSETLLSGKLTPAQSRNAARNELYLVEGDSAGGSAKQGRDRVFQAILPLRGKVINTEKAKLEDIMKNEEINMIIHAIGAGVGADFHVEDAAYDKIVIMTDADTDGAHIQVLLLTFFYRYMKPLVEAGKVFIALPPLFKVFKGTGKKEKVEYAWTETDLDAAVEKIGKGYMLQRYKGLGEMNAEQLWETTMNPETRTLIRVTIEDGAKAERRITTLMGDKVAPRRRWIEENVDFGQLEEHNILDNEFIHVEEDYE